In Flavobacterium sp. 83, the genomic window ACCCTCAAGGATATGAAAATGAATATGGTCAAAACCTCTTCCGTTGTCATAAACATGGATTTGAAGTTGATTATTATTTTCCTGAATAGTAACTTTAGCAGAATTTGCATTACTATGCTTTATTATATTATTTAAAAGTTCACTGACGATAAAATAAATTTTCATTTCAAATTCTTCATTATAACGTGTTTTTGTAGATACGGAACTTGAATATTTAAATTCTATTACAGAATTTGAATTTTTTTCACATAAATCTTCAAGTGCATAAAATAAACCAAATCGCGCTAAAAGTGAGGGCATCAGTTCATGTGATAAATCGCGAACTTTATCATGAGCTTCAGCAAGAATAGCTTTTGTTTTTAGTATTTCTTGGGGCGGGTAGAGGTTTTGTGAAGTGAAAACATTTAAATGTAATCCTGCTGAAGATAGTAAAGCACTAATATTATCATGCAAAAAAGAGGCGATTTTTTTTCTTTCTAATTCCTGTGCGTTGATGGATGCGTTGATTATGTTTTCTTGAATTTTACTTTGTAAGTCTTTCAGTTTGTTGTTTTGTTTTAATCTTGTATTTTGAAATAAAAAATAAAAAAGAATGATGATTAGAAGTAATAATGAAATGACGATAATGCTAATTTTTCTATTTTTATTTTGTGTCTCTATTAGTAAATTTTGTTTGGTTTTGTATTTGGTTTCTATGTTGTCAATTTCTCTTTTGTAGCGATCTATTTCAAGGTTAATTCCCGTAATATTTACTTTTTTTAGCTTTTCTTCATAATTAAGTTCAGCTGTAATCGAGTTGTAAAGAGCCAGGTTTTCATATGCTTTTTTGAACTCTTTATTTTTTAATAAAAACTTGGAATATTCCAGATGTGAAAAAGATAAATCTGATTTTTCATTTAAATTTGTTCCATATTTTATAGCATTTAGAAAAAATAAGTTGGCTTTTTTAGGTTCGTTTTTATAGCTGTAATACATGCCGTTAAGCATGTTTAGCGCAACTATTGTTGATTCATCACCATATTTTTGGTGGTGTTTGTTTATGTATTCTAAATAGGGGTAACCTTTGTCAAATTGACCAATGTCAAAATAAGCCCAAGTAATGTTGAGTTTCGTAAAAACAATTTGTTCAAAATCATTTATTTTTTGACTGTATTCTAATGATTTTTTGTAGCAAATAATTCCTTTTTCATATTGCTTTTTGTCAAAGCAATAAATGTTCCCAAGATTGTTATAGAGCCAGTTTTTTAATTCGTCATTATTGGTTCTTTTGGCATAAAATAAGCCTTTTTTGTAGTAAAAAAAGGCTTTGTCGGATTCTGTTAATTCATCAAAATTTGCTGCTATGGTGTTGTAAATAGTAGCGATGAGATTATCATCCTTAATAGCTATGGCATAACGTAAAGCAAATCTTGATTTAACAAGAGATTTTTCGAAATTGCCGGATTTCATGTATTTGTTAGCTTCTTTTGCTAATAATGTGATTTCTTTTTTGGAAGGTGTTTTTTCTTGGCCAAAAAGAGAAGCGTTAAAAACTAATAATAATAGAAGGAATACAATGTTAATTCTAATTTTAGGCATAAAAAGAGCTTTTATTGCTTAATCAAATTGTTTTTAAGCGCATACTTTACTAAGCTAATAGTGTTTTTTGCATCTAATTTTTTCATTATATTCTTGCGGTGCGTTTCAACGGTATTGACACTGATAAAAAGTTGTTCGCTAATTTCTTTACCGCTATATTCTAAAGAAATCAAAATGATAATTTCTAATTCGCGTTCAGTTAAAATGGAGTTTTTTATTGGTTCTGATTTATTCAGTTTTGGATTGTTTTTTGTAAATGAATTAAAGATTTTTTCTCTAACATATTGGCAGAAATATTCTTCCCCTGCAGAAACAGCTTCAATGGCCTCTACAATATTTTCGCCGGCACATTGTTTAGTTAAGTAGCCACTAGCGCCAAGTTTCATGATTTCTTTAATCAGTTTCAGGTCGTCATAACTGGAAAGAATAATAACCTTGCAGGGAAAACCTTTTTCAGCAAACTCTTTAATGACTTCAAAACCGTCTTTTTCAGGCATACTGATGTCCAAAATAAGAATATCCGTTTTATTATTTGTAACGTCATCATAAATAGTGGCTCCGCTTAATGAATAACCAACCACTTCGTAATCAGGAATGGTTTGCAGTAAAGTACTGATTCCATCGATAAGGATTTGATGATCGTCTGCTAAATGGATTCTAACTTTTGTTTTCATAATGAAATTACTACGTTTCAAATTTATAAAAATATAATGAATTATTTAATAAGATTTTTAGTCTTTATAAGCACAAAAAAACCCGAACTGTTACATCCGGGTCTTCTTCGCACTAATAAATTAAGTTTATAGGTTTACCTCAATCTATCCACAGATTTTACAAGATCTTCATCCTTTTTGATGGCCTTATTAGCCAAGACTAATAATACGATAGCAACTACCGG contains:
- a CDS encoding ATP-binding protein, whose protein sequence is MPKIRINIVFLLLLLVFNASLFGQEKTPSKKEITLLAKEANKYMKSGNFEKSLVKSRFALRYAIAIKDDNLIATIYNTIAANFDELTESDKAFFYYKKGLFYAKRTNNDELKNWLYNNLGNIYCFDKKQYEKGIICYKKSLEYSQKINDFEQIVFTKLNITWAYFDIGQFDKGYPYLEYINKHHQKYGDESTIVALNMLNGMYYSYKNEPKKANLFFLNAIKYGTNLNEKSDLSFSHLEYSKFLLKNKEFKKAYENLALYNSITAELNYEEKLKKVNITGINLEIDRYKREIDNIETKYKTKQNLLIETQNKNRKISIIVISLLLLIIILFYFLFQNTRLKQNNKLKDLQSKIQENIINASINAQELERKKIASFLHDNISALLSSAGLHLNVFTSQNLYPPQEILKTKAILAEAHDKVRDLSHELMPSLLARFGLFYALEDLCEKNSNSVIEFKYSSSVSTKTRYNEEFEMKIYFIVSELLNNIIKHSNANSAKVTIQENNNQLQIHVYDNGRGFDHIHFHILEGFGLNQIQARINNLKGGISIDSKQHTGTSIYFVVPIAIK
- a CDS encoding response regulator transcription factor yields the protein MKTKVRIHLADDHQILIDGISTLLQTIPDYEVVGYSLSGATIYDDVTNNKTDILILDISMPEKDGFEVIKEFAEKGFPCKVIILSSYDDLKLIKEIMKLGASGYLTKQCAGENIVEAIEAVSAGEEYFCQYVREKIFNSFTKNNPKLNKSEPIKNSILTERELEIIILISLEYSGKEISEQLFISVNTVETHRKNIMKKLDAKNTISLVKYALKNNLIKQ